Proteins encoded together in one Osmerus eperlanus chromosome 20, fOsmEpe2.1, whole genome shotgun sequence window:
- the cap1 gene encoding adenylyl cyclase-associated protein 1, producing MAELASLVQRLEVAVGRLESVSGGGGGGSTAGSGAVSAYVEAYDVILSGSVAQYTSLSQQIGGDVQKHADMMKQAFSCQRQLLGTSSCSQQPSDAGLTGLLAPVSKVIQQVQAFREQNRSSPFFNHLSAVSESVPALGWVAMAPKPGPYVKEMQDAAMFYTNRVLKDYKDKDKVHVDWVKAYLSIWTELQNYIKQYHTTGLAWSKSGPVASASAAPPRAPGGAPPPPPPGPPPPPMDFSQTGKDQPAENHNALFASINKGSDITKGLKHVSDKEKTHKNPSLKTQCGPVRTGPKPFSSPQPTGSTAPARSLPPVLELDGKKWKVENQEGAQGLVISDTELKQVVYAFKCNHSTLQVKGKINSIIIDNCKKLGLVFDDVVGIVEVINCRDVKIQVLGKVPTISINKTDGCHVYLSADSLACEIVSAKSSEMNVLVPGKDGDFTEMPVPEQFKTIWDGKKLVTTATEIAG from the exons ATGGCAGAGTTGGCAAGTCTGGtgcagaggctggaggtggcAGTTGGGCGGCTGGAGTCTGtgtctggaggtgggggggggggctcgacTGCTGGTTCTGGGG CTGTGTCGGCGTACGTGGAGGcctatgatgtcatcctgtctgGCTCTGTTGCTCAGTACACCTCCCTCAGCCAGCAGATAGGGGGCGATGTCCAAAAACAT gcGGACATGATGAAACAGGCGTTCTCATGTCAGAGGCAGCTACTGGGCACGTCGTCctgctcccagcagccctctgat GCAGGCCTGACCGGTCTCCTCGCCCCTGTATCCAAGGTGATCCAGCAGGTGCAGGCGTTCCGCGAGCAGAACCGCTCCTCGCCCTTCTTCAACCACCTATCCGCCGTCAGTGAGAGTGTGCCTGCCCTTGGCTGGGTTGCCATG GCTCCCAAGCCAGGCCCCTATGTAAAGGAGATGCAGGATGCTGCCATGTTCTACACCAACCGTGTCCTCAAGGACTACAAGGACAA GGACAAGGTGCATGTGGACTGGGTGAAGGCGTACCTCTCCATCTGGACTGAGTTGCAGAACTACATCAAACAGTACCATACTACCGGCTTGGCTTGGAGCAAGAGT gGCCCCGTAGCCTCAGCATCCGCTGCTCCCCCAAGAGCTCCTGGTggggctcctcccccccctcctcccggacccccccctcctccaatgGACTTCAGCCAGACAGGCAAAGACCAGCCTGCCGAAAATCACAACGCCCTTTTTGCCTCTATCAACAAGGGATCTGACATCACCAAGG GGCTGAAGCACGTATCTGACAAAGAGAAGACCCACAAGAACCcctctctgaagacccagtgtggCCCGGTCCGCACAGGGCCcaaacccttctcctcccctcagcctACTGGCTCCACCGCCCCCGCCCGCTCACTGCCCCCCGTTCTCGAGCTCGATGGCAAGAAGTGGAAAGTG GAGAACCAGGAAGGAGCCCAGGGCCTGGTCATCAGTGACACTGAGCTGAAACAGGTGGTCTATGCCTTCAAGTGCAACCACAGCACCCTGCAGGTCAAGGGCAAGATCAACTCCATCATTATCG ACAACTGTAAGAAGCTGGGTCTGGTGTTTGACGACGTTGTCGGGATTGTGGAGGTGATCAACTGCAGGGACGTCAagatccag GTTCTGGGCAAGGTGCCCACTATCTCCATCAACAAGACAGACGGTTGCCACGTCTACCTGAGTGCTGACTCACTGGCATGCGAGATCGTCAGCGCCAAAAGCTCTGAGATGAACGTCCTGGTACCCGGAAAAGACGGAGACTTT ACTGAGATGCCAGTTCCTGAGCAGTTTAAGACTATCTGGGATGGCAAGAAGCTGGTCACCACGGCAACAGAGATTGCTGGATAG